A stretch of DNA from bacterium:
CGCAGTTGCGCTCTCCACGCGGAATCCGTCAGTGTACGCGGGGGCTGGCATTGGTAGAGAACGTGATCTGGGCTCTCGTGCTTCTCGGCCCAATGGCGTTTTCCAGGCCTCTGCTTGTTCAGGTGGTGAGCATGTTGGCCGGGGAGCGCGCCATCCTGACGCCCGCCGCGCAAGCGGCATTGTCGTCACTGAGACGGCTCTGGGGGGTCTTGTTCCGTCGCGATCAGCCAGCGCGTGAACGTGCGGAGGGTCCGGAACGCCTGGTGAACCGTGGAGGGCGAGACGCCCCGCTCGCGGAGACCGGCAAAGAACCTCGTCATGGCGACGGAATCGAGGACCGTCGTGTCCGGCACGGCGGCGACAAGGCGGTCTAGCCACCACTTGTACACGGCCACCGTGCGGGAGGAGCAACCGTTGACCTGCTTTTGCAGCAAGAACGCTCCGACCGCCTCGGCGAGAGGCCGAGGTGACGCTTTGGCGCGCATACCGGCTCCCTGCGCCCCGTCCCCTGGGGCACTGTCAGGAGCCGAGGATGAGGGACTTGTGCGCGCCTCGGCAATTGGTTTCCGATCCGGGGTGAGCCTCTGCTTTTCAGGGCCCTTCCCAGGCATTGCAACGTGCGGAAACCCTTGATTTATAAGGGCTGGTCGGGGCGGCCCGATTCGAACGGGCGACCTTCTGCTCCCAAAGCAGACGCGCTACCAAGCTGCGCCACGCCCCGATTGTGTGCGGGTGTCAGGCAGAGTCTATCACATCCCCGGCGTCAAGTCC
This window harbors:
- a CDS encoding phage integrase N-terminal SAM-like domain-containing protein: MRAKASPRPLAEAVGAFLLQKQVNGCSSRTVAVYKWWLDRLVAAVPDTTVLDSVAMTRFFAGLRERGVSPSTVHQAFRTLRTFTRWLIATEQDPPEPSQ